AGAAAGTATCAATCAAAAGGTTATAGACAGACTTTATACTGAAATGAAAGGTGTTATTGATAGCAATGGAGAGGTGAATTTAATTATACAAGCCAATGATATCAAAAGTATAAAAAATTTAAAATCATTTTTTTCTGATATAAAAGATAAATGGTTTGTACTTAAGCATCTTAGAAAATTTGCCATTGTCACCGACAAAGATTGGATTGAAAACCTTACAGAAATAGTAGGTGTCTTAACTCCAAAAGTTGAATTAAAAGAATTTGATATGGTCGATATGGATGAGGCAATTGATTGGGTAAATTCCCCAACTATAAATGAAAAACACGGCATGGCAATCTGGCCTAAAGAAAATTTTTTACACCTAATAGTTTATGATAAACTCACAATGATAGATTATAAAATCTTAAATAGAACCATGAGAGATTATGAAAAAGAGGTTTCTTTACTTATTCAGTTTTTAGATTTTGAAGGGATAACACTAAGGGCATTTTTAGAAGATCTTAAAATGGGTTTTAGCCATTATAGAAAATTTAAGAAGATAGCTATAGTACCTAATAAAAATATAGAATCCTTAATTAAAATTACAAATCTGGTAACTCCTGGAATTCAGTTTAAATCATTCGATTACCACGAAATGGATATAGCTGCAAAATGGTTGAATGAAATCTAAATAAAATGACGAAAGTAAAAAAAGATAACAAAAATAAATTACCAAAGGCATACAACCCTAATTGGTTGTATTTGCTGTTTTTTGCTTTTATCGTTTTGGTTTTTTACATAAATCCTGTCGTTAAGACAAAAGAAATTAGTTGGTTGGAGTTTGAACAAGATATGCTGAGCCAGAACGATGTGGAAAAAATTGTTGTGGTTAATAAAGAAACTGCTGAAATCTATATAAAGAAGGAAAGGCTTTTGCTTAAGAAATATGAAGGGGTAGCTAAAGACACCATCCTTAGTGCTACCAGTCCGCAATACTATCTAAAACTAGGCTCCATAGAAGGTTTTGAAAATAAATTAGAAAAAGCTCAAGATAATTTTGCTCCACAAGAAAAAGTCGAAATAATCTATGAAAACCGCACCAATTGGATTGAAACATTTTCATGGATTTTACCGTTCCTACTTATTCTATTTTTTTGGATTATAATTCTCCGAAGAATGAAACCCGGTAGCTTGGGTAGTTCAATGTTTAATTTTGGTAAATCAACGGCTAAAATTGCAAATATAGACACCAAAAGTAAAGTGACTTTTAATGATGTAGCTGGTTTAAAAGAAGCAAAAATTGAAATCATGGAGATTTTAGATTTTTTAAAGAATCCAAAAGAATATACAAGGTTGGGAGCTAAAATACCAACAGGTGTTTTATTGGTTGGACCACCAGGTACAGGTAAAACACTATTGGCAAGGGCAGTAGCGGGAGAAGCACAAGTACCTTTCTTTTCATTATCAGGTTCAGAATTTGTGGAAATGTTCGTTGGTGTGGGAGCATCTCGAGTAAGAGACCTTTTTAAACAAGCCAAAGAAAAAGCCCCAAGCATTATTTTTATTGATGAAATTGATGCTGTAGGCCGCTCTAGAGATAAAGCAAATAACTTCCAATCTAATGATGAAAGAGAAAACACCTTAAATCAATTGTTGGCAGAATTAGACGGTTTTGGTACCAATACAGGTGTTATTGTACTTGCCGCCACCAACAGAGCTGATATTTTAGATAAAGCCTTATTAAGGGCAGGTAGGTTTGATCGTCATATTTATTTAGAATTACCCACAAGAGAAGAACGTGTAGAAATTTTTCAGGTACACCTAAAACCATTAAAACTTGAAAAAAGTGTAGATGTGAATTTATTGGCTTCCTTAACGCCGGGATTTTCTGGAGCAGATATAGCTAATATTTGTAATGAGGCAGCATTGATAGCTGCACGTAAAAAAAAGGAATCTGTCGGACAAGATGATTTTAACCAAGCTCGTGATCGTATTGTTGGTGGTTTAGAAAGAAAAAGTAAAATTATATCACCCAAGGAAAAAAATATTGTGGCCCATCATGAAGCAGGACATGCGGTTGCTAGTTGGTATTTGAAAAATGTTGATTCTCTCGTAAAGGTATCTATCATACCTAGGGGAAAATCTTTAGGAGCTGCTTGGTATTTGCCAGAAGAACGACAAATTATTACTAAATCTCAATTTCTAGATCAGATTTGTGCAGCTCTAGGTGGCAGGGCAGCTGAAGATATTATATTTAATGAAATATCATCTGGTGCCTTAGACGATTTGGAGAAAGTAACCAAACAAGCATATAATATGGTCGCTTATTTTGGTTTGGATGAGGAAGTTGGTCCTATTAGTTTTTATGATTCTACTGGAGAATATGGAAGGTTATTAAGTAAACCTTATAGCGAAAGTATGGGTAAGCTCATTGATACCGAGGTGTTAAATTTGATAACTACACAATACCAACGAGCCAAAAATATCTTAACTAAGCATAAAGATGAATTGGAAGAATTGGCACAGCTATTATTGAAAAATGAAGTAGCGAACAAAGAAGATTTAGAGCAGATTTTAGGAAAAAGAAAAGCAACAGAATTGTTACAATCAGAAGATTGAAAAATAGTTATGAATTTGGAAGAAAGGTGCAATTACAACAAGGAAGTAATGTTAAAAATCTTTTCACCAAACAAAATTTAGTTTGTTGTGAAATATAAAAATAGATAATAGGAATTAACGATAAATTAAAAATTGTAACAGAAGTTTTATAGAACCTAGATATTCATTGTGAATATTAATAATAGGTCAACGAAAACGCCTTTTGAACAGACGAAATGGAAGTTATATTTCATCAAGTCTTTTCAAATCGTCCCGTTTTTTCGGTCAATTTAATTCTATAAACAACACCCTGCATGGCATCTATGTATTTTGGATATGTATCTTTCATTGGATGACTAATTGTTGTTTCGCCAGTCATTAATGGCATAACAACATCCATTAATTTAAGCATTCCTTCTTCGCGTTCTTTTGGAGTTTTTAATTCTTCAAATTTGCCCCAAGCAATTACGCTTCGCCAATTGCTCATATTTTCTATAACATCTACCTCAAAACATACCAATGGATTTTTTCGCATCATATCAATCTTCATGCCTTCGTTGGTATGCCCATAAATATATTTTCCATCGTAAGCATATGTAACTGGTACTACGTAAGTAATGTTATCTGTATGGCAACCTATCCTACCAATAATACTACTGTACAATAG
The nucleotide sequence above comes from Aureibaculum algae. Encoded proteins:
- a CDS encoding pyridoxamine 5'-phosphate oxidase family protein; amino-acid sequence: MLGTLNKKQVEHLLYSSIIGRIGCHTDNITYVVPVTYAYDGKYIYGHTNEGMKIDMMRKNPLVCFEVDVIENMSNWRSVIAWGKFEELKTPKEREEGMLKLMDVVMPLMTGETTISHPMKDTYPKYIDAMQGVVYRIKLTEKTGRFEKT
- the ftsH gene encoding ATP-dependent zinc metalloprotease FtsH; this translates as MTKVKKDNKNKLPKAYNPNWLYLLFFAFIVLVFYINPVVKTKEISWLEFEQDMLSQNDVEKIVVVNKETAEIYIKKERLLLKKYEGVAKDTILSATSPQYYLKLGSIEGFENKLEKAQDNFAPQEKVEIIYENRTNWIETFSWILPFLLILFFWIIILRRMKPGSLGSSMFNFGKSTAKIANIDTKSKVTFNDVAGLKEAKIEIMEILDFLKNPKEYTRLGAKIPTGVLLVGPPGTGKTLLARAVAGEAQVPFFSLSGSEFVEMFVGVGASRVRDLFKQAKEKAPSIIFIDEIDAVGRSRDKANNFQSNDERENTLNQLLAELDGFGTNTGVIVLAATNRADILDKALLRAGRFDRHIYLELPTREERVEIFQVHLKPLKLEKSVDVNLLASLTPGFSGADIANICNEAALIAARKKKESVGQDDFNQARDRIVGGLERKSKIISPKEKNIVAHHEAGHAVASWYLKNVDSLVKVSIIPRGKSLGAAWYLPEERQIITKSQFLDQICAALGGRAAEDIIFNEISSGALDDLEKVTKQAYNMVAYFGLDEEVGPISFYDSTGEYGRLLSKPYSESMGKLIDTEVLNLITTQYQRAKNILTKHKDELEELAQLLLKNEVANKEDLEQILGKRKATELLQSED
- a CDS encoding SpoIIAA family protein; protein product: METIKGTQLNLETTVSTIIEESINQKVIDRLYTEMKGVIDSNGEVNLIIQANDIKSIKNLKSFFSDIKDKWFVLKHLRKFAIVTDKDWIENLTEIVGVLTPKVELKEFDMVDMDEAIDWVNSPTINEKHGMAIWPKENFLHLIVYDKLTMIDYKILNRTMRDYEKEVSLLIQFLDFEGITLRAFLEDLKMGFSHYRKFKKIAIVPNKNIESLIKITNLVTPGIQFKSFDYHEMDIAAKWLNEI